The Fictibacillus arsenicus genome contains a region encoding:
- a CDS encoding ABC transporter ATP-binding protein: MSQLAAKPKNRDGRRVLAFLKPHKNWVFADAFVIAISQVFSALIPTLALGWLVDTILPGESNKLLWGLMWLLIFAAVADLILMVIDEYFCHQVAKTVTNWQKLRLFKHLQVLPFSFYQNNQSGEMMARVSDDPDTLHNFLAWEGSTFMASVQGVILYSIVLLWIHPYLMITSVVLGVIFYLTSNAVGQRTRQASANARKEASRYLERLRESVTGIHLSRVLGVSEGEVQSVAEIRKSFIKESRYELKARMQSIVVIGSYNGLGLAVVYGLSAYLIWNNSLTTGEMLTAAGLVAIAANEMQKMLRNWLSVRRTGPALDRSEILLSEKTSSAETEKGIKLPEVQGSIELRDVAFGYPEKDELVLKGLSFTVQPGEAIALVGPSGSGKSTIVDLLLRLYEPDSGSILLDGKDISSIDAGWLRSQIAIVSQDVQLRNGSLADNLRIANPDATDEELLSAINDSGLEEFIQTLPEGLNTMVGERGSLLSGGQKQRLSLARALVKDAAILILDEASSALDPITEVQVNEAINKRKSKQTVFIISHRLSTVLAANRIIVIENGRMIETGKHESLLKSEHGVYSRLFKREAEIGTQAFSN, from the coding sequence ATGAGCCAATTAGCTGCCAAGCCAAAAAACCGTGACGGCAGACGCGTTCTTGCCTTTTTAAAACCACATAAAAACTGGGTATTCGCAGATGCTTTTGTTATTGCGATCAGCCAGGTTTTTTCTGCGCTTATCCCGACACTTGCTCTCGGATGGCTTGTCGATACTATACTTCCAGGAGAGTCTAATAAGCTTTTATGGGGATTAATGTGGCTTCTAATATTTGCAGCTGTTGCTGACTTAATCCTGATGGTAATTGATGAATACTTTTGTCACCAGGTCGCTAAAACAGTAACGAACTGGCAAAAACTTCGTTTGTTTAAACATCTGCAGGTTCTGCCGTTCTCTTTTTACCAGAACAATCAATCGGGTGAGATGATGGCGAGGGTTTCTGATGACCCCGATACTCTGCACAATTTCCTTGCATGGGAAGGCTCTACTTTCATGGCTTCCGTTCAGGGAGTAATTTTGTATAGCATCGTTTTGCTTTGGATCCATCCATACCTTATGATTACAAGCGTTGTGTTAGGGGTTATCTTCTATTTAACATCAAATGCAGTTGGGCAAAGAACACGCCAAGCATCGGCAAACGCCAGAAAAGAAGCTTCGCGTTATCTTGAAAGACTTCGTGAATCTGTTACAGGCATCCACCTTTCCAGGGTTCTCGGGGTATCTGAAGGAGAAGTGCAAAGTGTTGCTGAAATTCGCAAATCGTTCATTAAAGAATCCCGTTATGAATTAAAAGCCCGTATGCAATCCATTGTCGTTATTGGGAGTTATAACGGTCTTGGTTTAGCAGTTGTTTATGGGCTTAGTGCCTATTTAATCTGGAACAATAGTTTAACTACCGGTGAAATGCTGACAGCCGCAGGGCTTGTTGCAATCGCTGCTAATGAAATGCAGAAGATGCTCAGAAACTGGCTTTCTGTAAGAAGAACTGGTCCAGCTCTAGACCGTTCTGAAATTTTATTAAGCGAAAAGACTTCAAGTGCTGAAACCGAAAAAGGTATTAAATTGCCAGAAGTACAGGGATCCATTGAATTAAGGGACGTAGCATTTGGCTACCCCGAAAAAGATGAATTGGTTCTTAAAGGATTATCATTTACTGTTCAGCCAGGTGAAGCTATAGCTCTTGTCGGTCCAAGCGGTTCCGGGAAATCTACAATCGTCGATTTATTACTCCGTCTATATGAACCAGACAGCGGTTCTATTCTTTTAGACGGCAAAGATATTTCATCTATTGATGCTGGATGGCTCCGTTCACAGATAGCTATTGTTTCACAGGATGTTCAGCTGCGGAACGGTTCACTTGCTGATAATCTGCGCATAGCAAATCCTGATGCTACAGATGAAGAATTGTTAAGTGCGATAAATGACAGCGGTTTGGAAGAATTCATCCAAACACTGCCTGAAGGCTTGAACACAATGGTAGGAGAGCGGGGAAGTTTATTATCTGGCGGTCAAAAACAAAGATTGTCTCTTGCCAGAGCTCTTGTTAAAGATGCAGCTATTCTTATTTTAGACGAAGCAAGTTCTGCACTTGATCCGATTACAGAGGTTCAAGTTAATGAGGCGATCAACAAAAGAAAATCTAAGCAAACCGTTTTTATCATCTCTCATCGATTATCAACTGTGCTTGCTGCAAATCGTATTATCGTTATAGAAAACGGCAGAATGATTGAAACAGGGAAACACGAATCACTCCTGAAATCAGAACACGGTGTATACAGCCGCTTATTCAAACGTGAAGCAGAAATTGGCACTCAGGCATTTAGCAATTAA
- a CDS encoding tryptophan-rich sensory protein, with amino-acid sequence MSEKFRAYFNIMAVAAVILVNYLANALPLNRNTTGALSAKYNVLITPAGYVFSIWGLIYTLLTIWVIYQVMPKHINLTVFKKIGYWFVISCIFNCLWIFVWHYEKLILSLIVMIGLLLSLIIIYSKIQSDENRPRYVLSPFSIYLGWVSVATIVNTSVVLKYSGWNGFGFSSETWTITMLIVGTILAFVFTFKNEDFIYPLVFVWAFIGIGIRHMGEIDVIANTSFSLAVLLLLFIIWRASKRTNILRPMRT; translated from the coding sequence ATGTCCGAAAAGTTTAGAGCGTATTTTAATATAATGGCCGTCGCAGCAGTTATTTTAGTTAATTATCTGGCAAACGCTTTACCTTTAAACAGGAATACAACAGGGGCACTATCAGCTAAGTATAATGTCCTTATTACTCCTGCAGGATATGTATTCTCGATTTGGGGACTGATCTATACATTGCTGACTATATGGGTAATTTATCAAGTCATGCCTAAACACATTAATCTTACAGTTTTCAAAAAAATAGGTTATTGGTTTGTAATTAGCTGTATATTCAACTGTCTTTGGATTTTTGTCTGGCATTATGAAAAACTGATCCTCTCACTTATTGTAATGATAGGATTACTGCTGTCTTTAATCATCATTTATTCAAAGATTCAAAGCGATGAGAACCGTCCAAGATATGTTCTGTCTCCTTTTTCAATCTATTTAGGATGGGTGAGTGTAGCTACAATTGTTAATACCTCAGTTGTACTAAAATATTCGGGATGGAATGGTTTCGGGTTTTCTTCTGAAACTTGGACTATTACAATGCTTATCGTTGGAACGATATTAGCCTTTGTTTTTACTTTTAAAAATGAAGATTTTATTTATCCGCTCGTTTTCGTTTGGGCATTTATCGGAATTGGTATAAGACACATGGGTGAGATAGACGTTATCGCTAACACAAGTTTCTCCCTAGCTGTATTGCTTTTGTTATTCATTATTTGGAGAGCATCAAAACGAACAAATATTTTAAGACCAATGCGTACTTAA
- a CDS encoding oligosaccharide flippase family protein, with the protein MNIFFRGVLLLAAAALVGESLEFIVNMILARQLGELGLGHYMSIFPTVILIIIIASLELPISISKFVAEKEEKQHYSMLKHATKLTLILTAAMIIIAVFVLPFIPVFNSYHPLVRWLMVLLIPLISLTSIARGFFMGKQQMGKLAFSNLFRKFAQLILLAGIYQLFSFDRETAILIALATFVGSELVVFVYLFTAYLLQFRKMKSQSNQDLSAGEVTKSLMAVTIPTTGLRLFHAFTNAVQPFLIKYSLTLTGLSDVAATEQFGLLAGVAITIGFFPAFIAHSLLVVLIPTVSEATAKKDVDTLKSLLIRVMKITAAYGFPAVMIFLLFSEKLTVLFFHSTSAAIYLELLWPSFLFTFFLIPLQAYLIGLGLITTAFIQSVWSTIISFFLMYILGSQPSFGMHGVIIGMNTGSVLLMLLHYFSVCKAIGITFWLSASNNYQE; encoded by the coding sequence ATGAATATATTTTTTAGGGGAGTTCTGTTGCTTGCAGCTGCAGCATTAGTGGGAGAAAGCTTAGAATTTATTGTGAATATGATACTTGCACGTCAATTGGGAGAATTGGGATTAGGCCATTATATGTCTATTTTCCCAACTGTTATTTTAATTATTATCATTGCAAGTCTAGAGCTGCCAATTTCAATATCAAAATTTGTAGCAGAAAAAGAAGAAAAACAGCACTACAGCATGCTGAAACATGCGACTAAACTAACATTGATTCTAACGGCAGCTATGATTATTATTGCTGTATTTGTACTTCCTTTTATCCCGGTCTTTAACAGCTATCATCCTCTTGTTAGATGGTTAATGGTGCTATTAATTCCTCTTATCTCGCTGACCTCGATCGCCAGAGGTTTTTTCATGGGGAAGCAGCAGATGGGTAAACTCGCTTTTTCTAATCTATTCCGTAAATTTGCACAGCTCATATTGCTGGCAGGTATTTATCAATTATTCTCCTTTGATAGAGAAACTGCTATCTTAATTGCATTAGCTACTTTCGTTGGCAGTGAACTTGTTGTCTTCGTTTATTTGTTTACAGCTTATTTGCTGCAATTCAGGAAAATGAAATCCCAATCGAATCAAGATTTAAGTGCTGGAGAAGTTACAAAAAGCTTAATGGCCGTGACCATACCAACAACAGGGCTGCGGCTTTTTCATGCATTTACAAATGCAGTTCAGCCATTTTTGATTAAATACTCACTTACTTTGACTGGATTATCTGATGTGGCGGCAACTGAACAGTTTGGTCTGCTTGCAGGTGTTGCTATAACTATTGGATTCTTCCCTGCATTTATTGCGCATTCTTTGCTAGTTGTACTAATACCGACAGTTTCTGAAGCGACTGCAAAAAAAGATGTGGATACATTAAAAAGTCTACTTATTAGGGTTATGAAAATAACAGCAGCATACGGTTTTCCGGCAGTAATGATTTTTCTTTTGTTTTCTGAGAAATTAACAGTGTTGTTCTTTCACTCTACTTCGGCTGCAATTTATCTAGAGCTTTTATGGCCGAGCTTTTTATTTACATTCTTCTTAATTCCGCTTCAGGCGTATTTAATTGGTTTAGGATTGATAACTACTGCTTTTATCCAGAGTGTATGGTCAACAATCATTTCTTTTTTTCTTATGTATATCCTCGGCTCACAGCCATCATTTGGAATGCACGGTGTCATCATTGGTATGAATACAGGATCCGTTCTTCTTATGCTTCTTCATTATTTTTCAGTCTGCAAAGCTATCGGCATTACCTTTTGGCTGAGTGCAAGTAACAATTATCAAGAATAA
- a CDS encoding M24 family metallopeptidase has translation MAIQIDQQPYKKKSLIERDKITDEWLLTRLEVLLPILMNKHNFDMWITLGREYHEDPVAITLFPSSIDSSRRLTIFVFVREKDTGKVKRLVISSNKQFEPYYTCCIGKKGEGPFDLLRKLMDTYQPDQIAVNHSAHFSFCDGLSLSYYQTMTDTIGKDYSSKLVSSAPLAVDWLQFRIDSELAAYKELATITRLIAKQALSDQVISPNQTTSREVVEWIRQKTFDLGLKTSFYPTVDIQRKGSSADRIEDTIQPGDIVHLDFGIEYLGLCSDTQQLAYVLHPDENEIPEGLRNALITANKFEDIVFDSFKSGMTGNEVFEEVMEKAFACGISPMLYSHPIGYHCHAAGPLIGLFDKQEPIPVRGELQILNNTCYALEFNIRQFIPEWNKDIPIYLEESVCFKDNKLYYLTNRQTEFYVISSKR, from the coding sequence GTGGCAATTCAAATAGATCAACAACCGTATAAAAAAAAATCACTTATTGAAAGAGACAAAATAACAGATGAATGGCTGCTCACGAGACTAGAGGTTTTACTGCCTATTCTGATGAATAAACATAATTTCGATATGTGGATTACACTTGGAAGGGAATATCATGAAGATCCTGTAGCCATTACTCTTTTTCCTTCCTCAATAGACAGCTCGCGGCGTTTAACGATATTTGTTTTTGTTAGAGAAAAGGATACAGGAAAAGTAAAAAGGCTAGTCATTTCTTCGAATAAACAATTTGAACCCTATTATACATGCTGCATAGGGAAGAAAGGTGAAGGACCATTTGATTTACTTAGAAAACTAATGGATACATATCAGCCAGATCAAATCGCGGTTAACCATTCTGCCCATTTTTCTTTTTGTGATGGGTTAAGCCTTTCTTATTATCAGACGATGACAGATACGATCGGAAAAGATTACTCATCTAAATTAGTATCTTCAGCACCTTTGGCTGTTGATTGGCTTCAATTTCGAATAGATTCGGAACTTGCAGCATATAAAGAACTGGCCACTATTACCCGTTTGATAGCTAAACAGGCTTTATCTGATCAAGTGATTTCTCCAAATCAAACTACCTCCCGTGAAGTAGTTGAATGGATCAGGCAAAAAACCTTTGATCTTGGATTAAAAACTTCTTTCTATCCTACAGTTGACATTCAAAGAAAAGGATCATCAGCTGACAGAATTGAAGACACTATTCAGCCTGGTGACATTGTACATCTTGATTTTGGCATTGAATATTTAGGACTTTGTTCAGATACACAGCAATTAGCTTATGTCCTCCATCCAGATGAAAATGAAATTCCAGAAGGACTCCGGAATGCTTTAATTACAGCTAACAAATTTGAAGATATCGTATTTGATTCGTTCAAATCAGGAATGACAGGTAATGAAGTCTTTGAAGAAGTAATGGAGAAAGCGTTTGCATGCGGCATTTCACCCATGCTATATTCCCACCCTATTGGATACCATTGTCACGCAGCAGGTCCTTTAATAGGACTATTTGATAAGCAGGAACCCATCCCTGTCCGGGGGGAATTGCAGATTCTGAATAATACGTGCTATGCATTAGAGTTTAACATTAGACAATTTATCCCAGAATGGAATAAGGATATTCCTATCTACCTTGAAGAATCAGTCTGCTTCAAAGACAATAAATTGTATTACTTAACAAATAGGCAAACTGAATTCTATGTAATTTCTTCTAAACGTTAA
- a CDS encoding GNAT family N-acetyltransferase, with product MLLLGLEKETENKLDRDDLEFQLLRLQNDMKQIAKDYDVIGVDQTKDDNLVIVYKTEEMDQCKIMLNDCESRYDGWDFAIDAVYEDENTLHIGDIKGPANKGYGSICMEYLKETALDNNIPLIKGDIAKRDWDHVDRLIHFYEKHDFKVELDVENKCGKIKWKDF from the coding sequence ATGTTGCTGCTTGGGCTTGAAAAAGAAACAGAAAACAAACTTGACCGGGATGATCTGGAATTTCAACTTCTCCGATTACAGAACGATATGAAACAAATTGCGAAAGACTATGATGTAATTGGTGTTGACCAAACAAAAGACGATAATCTTGTTATCGTATATAAAACAGAAGAAATGGATCAGTGCAAAATCATGCTTAACGATTGTGAATCTAGATATGATGGCTGGGATTTTGCTATTGATGCGGTATATGAAGATGAAAACACCCTTCATATAGGTGATATAAAGGGACCTGCAAATAAAGGATATGGATCAATCTGTATGGAATATTTAAAAGAAACTGCATTAGACAATAATATTCCATTAATCAAAGGTGACATTGCTAAAAGAGACTGGGATCACGTTGATCGTTTAATTCATTTTTATGAAAAGCATGATTTTAAAGTTGAACTAGACGTAGAAAATAAATGCGGAAAAATTAAATGGAAAGATTTTTAG
- a CDS encoding CBS domain-containing protein, whose translation MTVTHLKTNKENALSERFEIAFNQIHKCLMDKVKDTTDDRFKNLVEVGMKKHSLIRSFYNELCQFAKLRNAIVHEKVDHDYYIAEPHLDIVERIEKIAGYFQKPETALSIATKEVHHFKESDRLADVLSCIRETSYSRFPVYNEKGEYLWLLTATYILNWLTDRLADQVIDLNNAKISDITNNKENQLVAFISKTSSIFKAEEIFETFHKNGKKLEAIIITLNGSENERPLGIVTSYDLIEIDLDG comes from the coding sequence ATGACCGTGACTCATTTAAAAACAAATAAAGAAAATGCATTATCAGAACGTTTTGAGATAGCATTTAATCAAATTCATAAGTGTCTAATGGACAAAGTTAAGGATACAACAGACGATCGATTTAAGAACTTAGTTGAAGTTGGAATGAAAAAGCATTCTCTAATCAGATCATTTTATAATGAGCTTTGCCAGTTCGCAAAGCTTCGAAATGCGATCGTTCACGAAAAAGTTGACCATGATTATTATATTGCAGAGCCGCATCTTGATATTGTGGAGCGCATAGAAAAAATAGCAGGTTATTTTCAAAAGCCTGAAACCGCATTAAGTATAGCTACAAAAGAAGTTCATCATTTTAAAGAAAGTGATCGTCTTGCCGATGTTCTAAGCTGTATCAGAGAAACATCATATTCACGCTTTCCGGTTTATAATGAAAAAGGGGAGTATCTTTGGCTTCTGACAGCAACATATATATTAAATTGGCTTACTGACCGCCTAGCAGATCAAGTTATTGATTTAAACAATGCAAAAATATCAGATATAACGAATAATAAGGAAAATCAGCTTGTAGCTTTCATTTCAAAAACCTCAAGTATATTTAAGGCGGAAGAGATTTTCGAGACCTTCCATAAAAACGGGAAGAAACTCGAAGCAATCATAATTACACTTAATGGAAGTGAAAACGAAAGGCCACTAGGCATTGTAACTTCATATGACTTAATTGAGATTGATTTAGATGGTTGA
- the fdhF gene encoding formate dehydrogenase subunit alpha: protein MSDFFSININGSELKANKDQTILNLLSESPDQVPHVCYHPSLGPLETCDTCIVKVNGEFVRACSTKVNEGDEVDTKSDEVREAQVIGMDRILFNHELYCTVCDYNNGGCEVHNTVKEVKINHQSIPFDHKPYKEDNSNPFYRYDPDQCILCGRCVEACQDVQVTETLSIDWDRERPRVIWDKDVPINESSCVSCGHCSTVCPCNALMEKGMLGEAGYMTGINRETLRPMIEITKSVETGYGSILAISDMEAAMREQRIKKTKTVCTYCGVGCSFDVWTKGREILKVDPQIQAPANGISTCIKGKFGWDFVNSEERLTKPLIREGDAFREATWDEALNLIASKFTDIKEKHGSQALSFISSSKCTNEESYLMQKLARGVIGTNNIDNCSRYCQTPATMGLFRTVGHGGDSGTIKDIEKSELVIVIGSNTSESHPVLATRVKRSQKLNGQKLIVADLRKHEMADRADLFVHPRAGTDLVWLSAVTKYILDQGWEDKEFLDKQVNGLDEFKQNLEKFTLEYAEKATGLSQEELIKIAETIHLSKSVCILWAMGVTQHTGGSDTSTAISNLLLVTGNYGRPGVGSYPLRGHNNVQGASDFGSMPDRLPSYEKVSDEKVRAKYEKVWGVKIPEEPGLNNHEMVAGIHEGYVKAMYLKGEDMGIVDSNINHVHAAYEKLDFFVVQDIFFTRTAEFADVVLPASPSLEKEGTFTNTERRIQRLYQVLEPLGESKPDWQIIQEIANRLGAGWNYTHPSDIMDEAAQLAPLFAGVSYERLEGYKSLQWPVAPDGTDTPILFLDGFPFDDRKARLFSVDWTEPKEFGEEYDIHVNNGRILEHFHEGNMTYKSEGITSKTPNVFLEISHELAKERGIKDGTLVRLSSPYGSVKVKCLITDRVKGKEVYLPMNDNGEAAINLLTSSYSDKDTDTPAYKETSAKLEILQAEGVNPLPRTNFRYGNPQPQIGVAVEKKWARKDYIFPGDVVKKERKQHG from the coding sequence TTGTCAGATTTTTTTTCTATTAATATTAATGGATCAGAATTAAAAGCGAATAAGGACCAAACCATCTTAAACCTGCTTTCAGAGAGCCCGGACCAGGTACCTCATGTTTGCTACCACCCCAGTCTAGGACCACTTGAAACGTGTGATACGTGTATCGTAAAGGTTAATGGAGAGTTTGTAAGGGCCTGTTCTACAAAAGTAAATGAAGGAGACGAAGTTGATACCAAATCAGATGAGGTAAGAGAAGCCCAGGTTATAGGAATGGACAGGATTCTTTTTAACCACGAACTCTATTGTACGGTTTGTGATTATAACAATGGCGGATGTGAAGTACATAACACTGTTAAAGAGGTGAAAATAAACCATCAAAGCATCCCTTTTGACCATAAACCCTATAAGGAGGATAACTCAAACCCTTTTTACAGATATGATCCCGATCAATGCATTTTGTGCGGACGCTGTGTTGAAGCGTGTCAGGATGTTCAAGTAACCGAAACTCTTTCAATCGACTGGGATCGTGAACGGCCTCGTGTAATTTGGGATAAAGATGTTCCGATTAACGAATCTTCTTGTGTTTCTTGCGGACATTGCTCAACCGTCTGTCCATGCAATGCGTTGATGGAGAAAGGGATGTTAGGCGAAGCTGGCTACATGACCGGAATTAACCGGGAAACTTTACGTCCGATGATCGAAATCACGAAGAGCGTAGAAACAGGGTACGGCTCTATTTTAGCCATTTCAGATATGGAGGCCGCAATGCGTGAACAACGGATTAAAAAGACGAAAACGGTTTGTACGTATTGCGGAGTGGGCTGCAGTTTTGATGTGTGGACAAAAGGCCGAGAGATTTTAAAAGTGGATCCACAAATCCAAGCTCCTGCAAACGGGATTTCCACTTGTATTAAAGGAAAATTCGGCTGGGATTTTGTGAACAGCGAAGAACGGTTAACAAAACCATTGATTCGTGAAGGAGATGCATTCAGAGAAGCCACTTGGGATGAAGCGTTAAACCTGATAGCCTCTAAGTTTACAGATATTAAAGAAAAACATGGTTCACAAGCTTTAAGCTTTATCAGTTCGTCTAAATGTACGAACGAAGAGTCATATTTAATGCAAAAACTGGCACGAGGAGTTATCGGAACCAATAACATCGATAATTGCTCACGGTACTGTCAGACTCCTGCAACGATGGGATTATTTCGAACAGTTGGCCACGGTGGAGACTCCGGAACTATAAAAGATATAGAAAAGTCCGAGCTTGTTATCGTGATTGGTTCCAACACGTCTGAATCTCATCCCGTTTTAGCAACACGTGTTAAACGGTCTCAAAAATTAAATGGACAGAAACTGATTGTTGCAGACCTTCGAAAACATGAAATGGCAGATCGTGCAGATCTGTTTGTTCACCCGCGTGCTGGTACTGATTTAGTCTGGCTTTCTGCAGTAACGAAATATATTCTGGACCAGGGCTGGGAGGACAAGGAATTTTTAGACAAGCAAGTGAATGGATTAGATGAATTTAAACAGAATCTTGAAAAGTTCACATTGGAATATGCTGAGAAGGCAACAGGACTTTCACAAGAGGAGCTAATCAAAATTGCAGAAACGATCCACCTATCAAAGAGTGTTTGTATTCTTTGGGCAATGGGAGTTACACAGCATACGGGTGGCAGCGATACAAGTACTGCTATTTCAAATTTGCTGCTTGTCACAGGGAATTACGGAAGACCAGGTGTAGGATCTTATCCTCTTAGAGGCCATAACAATGTACAAGGTGCAAGTGATTTTGGAAGTATGCCGGATCGCCTGCCTTCTTATGAAAAAGTTTCAGATGAAAAGGTAAGAGCAAAATATGAAAAAGTTTGGGGAGTGAAAATACCGGAAGAACCAGGACTCAACAATCACGAGATGGTGGCTGGCATACATGAGGGTTATGTTAAGGCTATGTACCTAAAAGGGGAAGACATGGGTATCGTGGATTCTAACATTAACCATGTCCATGCAGCTTATGAAAAACTGGATTTCTTTGTTGTTCAGGATATTTTCTTCACCAGAACTGCTGAGTTTGCAGATGTTGTATTGCCAGCAAGCCCAAGTCTTGAAAAAGAAGGAACCTTCACAAATACAGAGCGAAGAATACAACGGTTATATCAAGTTCTCGAACCATTAGGAGAATCAAAACCTGATTGGCAGATTATACAGGAAATCGCAAACCGTCTTGGAGCTGGATGGAATTACACGCATCCCAGTGACATTATGGATGAAGCTGCACAATTAGCACCGCTGTTCGCTGGTGTTTCTTATGAAAGATTAGAAGGATACAAAAGTCTTCAATGGCCTGTTGCACCTGATGGAACAGATACACCCATTCTATTTTTAGATGGTTTTCCTTTTGATGATCGGAAAGCAAGATTATTTTCTGTTGACTGGACAGAACCGAAAGAATTCGGCGAAGAATACGATATACACGTAAACAACGGCAGAATCTTAGAACACTTCCATGAAGGAAACATGACGTATAAGTCGGAAGGAATAACCTCTAAAACGCCAAACGTATTTCTGGAAATCTCACATGAACTTGCAAAAGAAAGAGGTATTAAAGATGGAACTCTTGTACGCTTATCCTCTCCATATGGAAGTGTTAAAGTAAAGTGTTTGATCACAGATCGAGTGAAGGGCAAAGAAGTTTATTTACCGATGAACGATAATGGCGAAGCCGCGATTAATTTACTAACAAGCAGCTACTCAGACAAAGATACGGATACGCCAGCTTATAAAGAAACAAGTGCAAAGCTAGAGATCTTACAAGCAGAAGGTGTAAACCCGCTTCCAAGAACGAATTTCAGATACGGTAACCCGCAGCCGCAAATAGGAGTAGCTGTCGAAAAGAAATGGGCCAGAAAAGACTATATTTTCCCTGGAGATGTCGTGAAAAAGGAGCGAAAACAACATGGCTAA
- a CDS encoding DUF1641 domain-containing protein, which produces MAKAIKKVYRLTVPEEEQRKNDLSEVEDALIKNKKAILQTLEIMNHMQEKGILSLLNGLFGQGDKVLDVAVRAMDKPENTNTLKNLLLLLGTLGMINVRQLEPFLLKIDAGIARVAEYKDTDEKTGYLDLVKSIKDPEINRAITILMQFLKGMGQETEPYEKTTQDTPEKRANQTKDKTME; this is translated from the coding sequence ATGGCTAAGGCGATTAAGAAGGTTTATAGATTGACCGTGCCGGAGGAAGAACAGCGTAAGAATGATTTGAGTGAAGTTGAGGATGCTTTGATTAAAAATAAGAAAGCGATCTTGCAAACGCTCGAGATTATGAATCATATGCAGGAAAAAGGGATTCTCTCGCTGTTAAACGGGTTATTTGGCCAAGGTGACAAAGTATTAGATGTTGCCGTTAGAGCAATGGACAAACCTGAGAACACGAACACCCTGAAGAATCTACTGTTGCTGCTGGGAACGCTCGGAATGATCAACGTGAGACAGCTTGAACCTTTCTTATTAAAGATTGACGCAGGAATAGCCAGAGTTGCCGAATATAAAGACACTGATGAAAAAACAGGATATTTAGATCTTGTAAAATCTATAAAGGACCCAGAGATTAACAGAGCCATCACCATCCTGATGCAATTTTTAAAAGGAATGGGACAAGAAACCGAACCTTATGAAAAGACAACTCAAGATACTCCAGAAAAACGTGCTAACCAAACTAAAGATAAAACAATGGAGTAA